One Arachis hypogaea cultivar Tifrunner chromosome 2, arahy.Tifrunner.gnm2.J5K5, whole genome shotgun sequence genomic window, ACACTAAAGGGTTCTCACAACAAGAACCTTCAGGCTATTTGCAAGAGTACATTAACCCTATAAGTTGTTGCTCAGATTTTAGCATCAAATCCATTGCATCAATTGCCGACGGAACCATAAATTCCAGCTTGAGTTCCATTGATGGAGAAAGGTTGAGGACAAGGGTGGCTGCCGTGAGCTCAAACATCGAAAAAAACAGCCGGTCAATAGAATGTACAGGAACCAATGACGTGAAGATGATCGATAAGTTTTCCGATTCTGCGCCGCCGCTGCTTGCATCTAGTTGAAAAACTGGATTTCATTTCAGTAGGTTTTTTTCAAGAGACATGTCATGTATATTCACATTTGCCTCCCTCATTCAGTGGCTACACACCTTCCTCCCATGTAACAGAAAAGAGATGTGTGTTAGCTTAGTGTATGAGACAGAATGAGTATACGAAACATTCTCTTTTCTAAGTTCCTTGTTTCATATTTTGTCTCAACAAGCAGGTTTTGTTTGTGTAAATTTTAATACATGAAGTAGGAACTGTATGGCTTGTTGTGGATTGTTGGAAGGTTACTGTGTTCAGCTTAGGCTGAATCTGCCTTGTTCTGTATGTTCAAAAAGTACTAGACAACTCTAACCATGACAAATTTCACTTCTGTGAAAAGTTGTAAGTTTGATGACTTGATTGAATTCCTTGGGAATAGGCATAATGATGTAGGTCTAAGATGATGCTTGCTATGTTTCCTGTGTATGATCAATATTTGATGGATTTCATATTTCATTCACAATGGTAATATGGTAAATCTTCAACGGGATAATGGGATATAAGAGGAATTTGCACCAGAATTTTTTCGAATTTGGTGGAATATGATCTTGGTTGAATATCCCGTGACACAATTATACCCCAAGAGGTGTATTGGATCTAGTTGAGAGTGCTAAACCAAAAACATAACCAAAATAATTCTTATAACCAGGTTAGATTTATGGTTAGAGATGGTTTAGTTGTGATGGGTTAGGTTTTCAAGTTAAAatgatttatttataaaaatattattcttacaCTAAAATCAGTCTTTAATGTATCTGTGTATAAATTCATATgcggtttaatttattttcaatatatatttgtatatcaACATATATCCCGGTGGTTGACTTTGATAGtaaattttaatgtacaaatagtaTAGtcgtttatttattaatttttgtacgGGTTATATGttaacaaaaatgttattcgtacactaaaatcaatcactaatatatttatatatatatatatatagtttaatttatttttaatgtatatttatattttaatatgtattttatattaatagctgattttagtgtacatgtaACATAATTCATATTTTAGAcgtagtttgattttgaaaaaataatgttttctaaaataatctttttatcgtaatcttttatgataatagataaagaaattaaaaattaaatggaCGAGGTCAGCTAATATTCTGAGATTATAAACTTTAGTTTACACTTTTTGGGGAAAAGTAAGTTGGAACTTGACCAACTTTAATTTTCTTAACATTATACTCTTTCCGTTGTTTTTAAATGAGTATTCATTTTTAACATTTTTCCTTTATAAATAAATGCTTTCAAAGAATTCGTCAAATTCATACTTGTAAGCTCAAGAAATTCATcaaaattagaatttagaagATTACAAGTGAGAATAGTTTCCAGCTTCAACCTGCTGTCTCTATccctataattaaataaaatcatataaaaattaaaatgaaacaaaTAGTAATTGTGAACAAACATTCATTgtaataaataacaataatagcATTCATATGACCATTTGCAGGGAAATTACATATTTACATTTAAATTCACTAATTAGCTGCCTAAGTTTCtaaaatttacattttctttctttcttttttttctttttctttttttttctcttctaacCTATTTGATTCATTTTCTTTTATGTGTCAgccaaaagaaaaatataagaaattttCCTAATGAGAAATAAAAGagctaaaaaaaaaaggaacccAGAATAGATAAGAAAAGTTGAAACCAAAAATAGATCTGAAGAAAAGAAATCAAGATGCCAAGCATGCTTCCCAGAACAACCTATTCTTTTCCATTTCATCCAAAGATTCCTGATTTGAAGCAAATGACACAAATGACCTTGTTGGGTGCTGTTCTTGCAAAACCTCATCTTCTTCATCACAATATGATGTTCCAAAAACATCATCTTTCTTCtccccatcatcatcatcatcatcatcatcatcccaaTTGACCTCAGCAACATTACAtgcatcatcatcataatcagaTCTATCATAGCTGCAAGATagagcatcatcatcatcatcataatcttCATGACCATGATGAACATAACTACCTACCCTTGAAATCTCACAAACCATTTTGTTGTGATTAAAATCAGCTTCTTCAGAATCCCCACTGGCCTCAAAGAGAATGTAAGAAGAAAAATCTGGAGTGACATTATTACCCTTCACATCCATAATAAGAGAATGAATGATATGATATGAACAACTTTCAATGTTCCTAGGATCCTATAGAACCACAGCCACCACTACTCTTaatatgaaaaatgaaaatgaacacCGCAACAACGTTGGCAtaaacatataactaataaagaaaataaaaggtttCGAAAaccataataatatattattggaATTAGAAAACGTGGGGCCACACTTGTTAGACACTTTTGGTGACAAAGACTATGatgaaatcttttcaaaattaaacttataTAATGTGACTCTGCCTTCTCTCTCTCATTATTGTTACTGATGAATGAAGATGAGAAAAGCTTCTAGAAGGGTAGTGGCAATTAGTGCATGCCCAATTGCAAATAGGATTCTCTAGGGAGATAATGgattatttgtacaatgtgtacaatggttaTTGAGTTATGAAATGAACATCCCTtatactatttagaataaccatccgagtacaagggataataaacatcttcttgaaaaattaatttaatttttgggtTCACTAAGGATggaaaaatgtaacactaataattatatctctaatactccataaaccttcattgtacacattgtataaatatttcattggctcctcatactttcccttgCAAATATAGTAGTAGCCAATAGGAATTTGAATTTTGCATACACGCGCTCTTCTAGAACATTTTCTTATTCATTCACCCTTATCTTATCATCTTGCTAATCCTTTTATGTATTAATCATCATCTGTTTTAGATTTTCTTTTaaggaaaaaatattaaaaatcaataatttagtcaaaattatttttaatatgaaaatagagAAGgtgttttaattaaatattaatatttaaaatatattataatattataaaaatatttaagatatcttttacgtattaattttttatttataaaattcattCATCACTTATAAttacattaataaattatatttttaacaaaaataataatattttttatattaaaaatagcttaatttaatttatattagacaatatttttaattaataatttaatatttttaatttaacagttaaatactatatttttaaatattattgattaaGTACTGATTAAAAATTTGGAATTTGTTTTCTGTTCGGACTTAAAAAAGAGGAGgggaatattatattatatatgtgatATAATCATGATCCTAATATTTCTAGAAgctttaataattaaatcaagttaATTTTCTATCAGTTGGCAACATGGCATAGTTCCCCGTGCTTCAAATAAGAAAGACGAAAAAATGAtggcaaaaaattatttttatcaaaaatattatttatatattaaaattaattattaaaatcaatcattaatatatttatacataaatatatatatttatattttaatcagtattttatattaataattaattttaataactaattttaatatccaTGTAACTTAGTCCTATTCCTATTAATTTGTCAATTTAGTTAGGTGTGCTACTAtcattattctttaattttttttaaatgaattcaCCTGTTTCTTCTGTAATATTAGACatcattttttatttacaaaaaaattaattgtaataTGTTGTTGCTAAAAAATGTatgcaaatataaaataatgtatTGTCACcttagtatttattatttaaataattatctaaaaaattaatattgcTTTCATTGAATGGTAGTTGAGCACAATCGTTTATATGACTATGCCTTAGGTAGCAAATTCCTATAATCAAGGTTTTCGTTTGAAATGGGATTTAGTTAATTTACTGTTCTTTAATCTAGTTAAACGCATCCAACTAACACTTGGAGGAGTTGAgctttcaataattataaaactgaaaaaaaaaaaaagaaactaacatATGGAGATTCAATAAATAAacaagttgaataaaaaaattaattaagcatTTTAAcaagcaaaacaaaataaaaaaataaaaaagtcctcTTAAGATTTTAACCTAAAAAGTGAGCAAAACAAATCCTTGAAGTTTAGTTATTTTAGCCGCTTCACCTTATTTAATTTCTGTTAGAATCTTTTggtcttaaaaaaaaattacataaaaattaaattatgttttttGTTTAGCACATTAAACTTATGGAGAAAAGTGCACATGGTTTTGCTTTCTGAAAATTGTAAGATAAACATTGAAGTTTTTCCTACGCATTATTTTCTAAAACAACATGCTTAGTCCCTAGTATATAATTTTAAACATGTTGATTTACCATTAATTCCGTGTTTGACAAATTAAATTTGGATAAACAAAGTTAATTACGTGTTACACAAAACTAGTGTAGCCGGcatatagaaaaaatgaaaaatactttGGACTCTCTTGTGAGTTGAATCTTTTGACCTATTTTCATTTATTTCAAATCATCATTGGAGCCTCCaataatagaatattaaaatatattagaattaattaacattcattaaaattatttaacatatcaaaaaatttattataaaatattatatatttattgctTCGATTCTCTTAGTATTTATAAgtacttttttatattatattattttatacaatttaaatacatacaaacttttttttaattgctcTCTCTTACCTTTTTTAACGTAAAACATCACTaagcaaaggaaagaagaaattgaagaacAATGAAAGGGGAAGAAAGGTACATCTACAACTACAAGTAATGAACTACCTCATGCATGTAAAGAGAAAAAACATGACAACTAGCTAGCTCTAGGATTATAtgtatgaatattaaaataaatttaattttaatatattatactgTAGTGGTTGAAAACtttctttatgtaatatttgCTAAGTCTTGTGTTTATTGTCGTATAGATAAAAGTTTTGCTTAAAAGTTGTtaataataattatcattttgattttttttatataagcaTAAATTAAACCAATATATTTTGAcccaatttatttaaaatttataaacaaataaaaaaggtcaaaaacaataattattatgaaaaaaataatatatctaaaGTATGGATAATTATTGGAGAAAATTCAAAGAATATATGTTATAAcatattctaaaaataaatattatatatattatttttagatatattttttgtgaacttttattttgaatattaaaaataattaataatgtataaaaaagacaacgaaaatattttatatcataaaaagaagatataaaaaaaatcaagaaatttatgtaaataaattttttattaaaaaatatttagtgaataagatattgaaattaaattatcTTCTGGAAGTATGGTGTTGTCTAGTCTTATTAGGTATGCTGAAATTAGAAAAGTCAAATTATGTGCGTTTTACACGTGGGCAATTGGGTCCATTTCCATTCATTCAGCACATGCCAAGAATAAGATGCTTCCGTAGGGTTAATACCGTAAATATACCCCTAAAATTATACACACACCACACTTCACACATGACATGACACACAACTCTATTATTAGTTAGTCGTAAGATGACAATACCACCCGAATTCACAGGTACTCACTCCACCCTTATCCGTTAGGAGTGGATAATTACTCGTTCTATATCGAGACGGATTTTTAGTGGAGTGAATTTTTGGGAGGGACGGGACGGGGTTGGATTTAAGTAATACCCGTCCCTACCTGTccgttatatatataatatatattattttaatatataatatgtataatatatgtaaaataattagtaaataattaataatattgtattatatttaaatttttactttaatttatgttatgtatatgatgatggttatataaattttgaaatttaattttatttattgaattttaataattatatgggCGGGTAGGGGCAGGACGAGTACCCGCAGGGGCGGATTAAGGTTCAGCGTTTTACTATCCGCGAGTAGAAGTAGGGCGGGTTCTATGCGGGTTGGTGTACCGCGGGGCGGGATCGGGTAGAGCAAAAATTCGCCCCTACCCGCCGCGTTGCCACCCCTAATTAGTCGTTAAGCATGTCAacgaaatataatttaaatgatatatttttttatatttatttaaagatcatgagtttaaattttttttttaaaattagtcatCGAgtatatctttaaaaaattttactcggttttttctttttttaaaaattttattatattaacatctataaattttataaaaataaaatatatacatttttattttagttagattcattattgtcatttaaataaataaattcttaaaagtgtaacaaaaatttatatattttatttttataaaatttataaattttttaacgtaataaaaaatttttataaaaataaaaaatgtttaccacaaaatttcttaaaaacatattttgaatatataCTCTTACTTATTTATTAAGAAATGTAAATATACACAATTCCACAAAAAGACATTAGACATGTTTATAACATTGCTTATGCTCGTTGAAGTGAATTGAGCATGGTAAAAAGTACatcataaaaaaacaaaagtaaaTCTAAGAAGATGGAGCCACCATTATTAGTGGGTGACAAGTACTGCTCTTAAAAAAGTTGAAATGGATCATTAgatcttattattaaatataaaattacaaatggTAGATAATTGGAGCACTGGATCTATCCTCCTCTTTAATCAATGACTTGAGTTTCGGTTTTGCTAAAAaataaacgaaaaagaaaaagaaaaaaaataacaataatataaaaatgactattattaattattttgtatatttcgTGTTTTGTTTCTGATctgctatatatttttttttaaaggatacaaaatatatgaattttgtgttttgaaacatagctttttgtttccttttttatctttaaataaaagacctaaaattcacttaaaatattttatttattgatcaagttaaattaatcaaatttttaaagttaaattcTAAAATGATCCTGAAGTTGACGTCGTGCACAAAAATTGTCCATGAAATTTTAATTGTACTAATTACGTTCCTGAGAATGACAAAAATGCACTACATTAGTCCCTGATCTATTTTTCATTAACAGCGTAATAACATGGTTTGATGACGTGACATGTTAGTGACACGTATCACTCtatgatttggccacgtgtaatggtatAATCATATGTTGACCAGTGACACATGGCATACTGACAT contains:
- the LOC112755460 gene encoding uncharacterized protein; its protein translation is MDVKGNNVTPDFSSYILFEASGDSEEADFNHNKMVCEISRVGSYVHHGHEDYDDDDDALSCSYDRSDYDDDACNVAEVNWDDDDDDDDDGEKKDDVFGTSYCDEEDEVLQEQHPTRSFVSFASNQESLDEMEKNRLFWEACLAS